Proteins encoded in a region of the Antedon mediterranea chromosome 2, ecAntMedi1.1, whole genome shotgun sequence genome:
- the LOC140040158 gene encoding uncharacterized protein, translating into MKDSTMQLKRKTSSGNSTHALMEALRTNSYTRIKTSMNLPCLDVNKKDTEHGGNTVLMKICELDLLPKSRRDLAKIWLQKPDIDPDLRNTEGRTALALACLRGDEGMVKVLADQSDANPNIVDNSIDTPLIHACRIKQGINVVKAMITCFGRLNLDIDKMNCKGYTPLLEAARLGHSEICRLLVLSGADVSIRDPTNNNTAQNLAIQSRCDTPDLLLLSPIAVRKTKARQEREAQGRRCLTDLIAMSGLEPANRWMESSEVQKLKRQVPSIPLNEEHFKQANSLVFNMSRRLDRLQEFPAEEEEEDIQKYLLSRRRHSSSLPDLREEQVLSNIDKHSNATKPIGHYRRRSNTIGSASPTSHPVRLPAVSRTRRSSANKTVKVPIRTPSPPQSPRGSPPVGSRPLKPVRKITPPMKSSSPVVVKAGQSSHVQENTIKTWAGKPFSAIPSYMFR; encoded by the exons ATGAAAGACTCCACAATGCAACTGAAAAGGAAGACCTCTTCAGGGAATTCAACCCATGCTTTGATGGAAGCTCTGAGAACAAATAGTTACACTCGCATCAAAACATCAATGAATCTGCCGTGTTTAGACGTTAACAAAAAAGACACAGAACATGGTGGCAACACTGTCCTGATGAAGATATGCGAGTTGGATCTACTGCCAAAAAGTCGGAGAGATCTTGCAAAAATCTGGCTACAGAAGCCAGATATTGATCCCGATTTACGGAACACTGAAGGCAGAACGGCTTTGGCTCTTGCCTGTCTACGTGGTGATGAAGGTATGGTGAAGGTACTGGCGGATCAATCAGATGCTAACCCAAACATTGTTGATAATTCAATTGATACGCCTTTGATACATGCTTGCCGAATTAAACAAGGAATCAACGTAGTCAAGGCAATGATCACGTGCTTTGGGCGTTTAAATCTTGATATTGATAAAATGAATTGTAAAG GTTACACACCTTTGTTAGAAGCTGCACGACTTGGTCATTCAGAAATATGTCGTCTGCTTGTATTATCTGGTGCAGATGTCAGTATTCGAGATCCAACGAACAACAACACTGCGCAGAATTTAGCGATTCAGAGTAGGTGCGATACACCGGATCTGTTGTTGCTGTCACCAATCGCTGTCCGGAAGACAAAAGCGCGCCAAGAACGAGAGGCGCAAGGCAGACGCTGTTTGACAGATCTGATAGCAATGTCTGGACTAGAACCTGCTAATCGCTGGATGGAGTCTTCAGAAGTCCAAAAACTCAAACGACAGGTGCCTTCAATACCGTTAAATGAAGAACACTTTAAGCAGGCAAACAGCTTAGTCTTTAATATGTCACGACGATTAGATCGTCTGCAGGAATTTCCAGCCGAGGAAGAGGAAGAAGACATACAAAAATATCTGCTTTCTAGAAGGCGCCATTCCAGCTCGTTACCCGACCTTCGTGAGGAACAGGTTTTATCAAACATTGACAAGCACAGTAATGCTACTAAGCCAATAGGCCATTACAGGCGTCGATCGAACACTATAGGTAGTGCATCTCCTACAAGTCACCCGGTAAGGCTCCCGGCAGTTTCTCGAACGCGAAGGTCCTCAGCAAATAAAACTGTAAAAGTGCCCATAAGGACGCCAAGTCCACCTCAGAGCCCAAGAGGAAGTCCGCCTGTTGGTTCAAGACCATTAAAACCCGTTCGAAAAATTACTCCACCTATGAAATCTTCGAGTCCTGTTGTTGTAAAGGCTGGTCAATCTTCACATGTTCaagaaaatacaattaaaacttGGGCAGGGAAACCATTTTCGGCTATACCGTCGTATATGTTTCGATAA